Proteins encoded together in one Impatiens glandulifera chromosome 1, dImpGla2.1, whole genome shotgun sequence window:
- the LOC124937685 gene encoding agamous-like MADS-box protein AGL82, with the protein MGRAKLNMHLISGEKSRLTTFQKRKKGLIKKAYELQTLCSVDVCLIIYHPETCESLSKHPEIWPSDSEKVGRMIESYNRQPIDDQKRRTNDLLFYFEDRNKKVEDALVKLRKKNNEILYPTWGERYANYSEDELRNIASVLQTKFDEVRVKVNMMKNIDENNDLQLGFLPQDQSSPYLINEAMLGFFRDSLNSMNYMTPQPMMLSNNNNNNDYYGQSFCNQTDNFSPTYSYTNPQTIPYPMVSPDVYCSPLGYPGPTMPQTLETSFMPCGSFQGYNMEFAPPINNNGYSNVMNGFYYGSSSNGSRFQN; encoded by the coding sequence ATGGGACGAGCTAAGTTGAATATGCATCTCATAAGTGGCGAGAAGTCTAGATTAACAACTTTTCAAAAAAGGAAGAAGGGTTTGATAAAGAAAGCATACGAGCTTCAAACTCTTTGCTCAGTCGATGTTTGTTTGATCATCTACCACCCGGAAACATGTGAATCCCTCTCGAAGCATCCTGAAATATGGCCTTCCGACAGCGAAAAGGTGGGAAGAATGATCGAGTCTTATAATAGACAACCGATTGACGATCAAAAGAGGAGGACCAATGACTTGTTGTTTTACTTCGAGGATCGCAACAAGAAAGTTGAGGATGCACTTGTGAAGTTGAGAAAGAAGAACAACGAGATTCTATATCCGACTTGGGGAGAAAGGTACGCCAATTATAGCGAGGATGAATTGAGGAATATAGCTAGTGTCTTGCAAACCAAGTTTGATGAAGTTAGGGTTAAGGTTAACATGATGAAGAATATAGATGAAAATAATGATCTCCAACTTGGATTTCTACCGCAAGACCAATCTTCTCCCTACCTTATAAATGAAGCCATGTTAGGGTTTTTCCGCGATTCCTTGAACTCCATGAACTACATGACTCCACAACCAATGATGCTAtcgaacaacaacaacaacaatgacTATTATGGCCAAAGTTTTTGTAACCAAACCGATAACTTTTCTCCCACTTATTCCTATACAAATCCTCAGACAATACCTTATCCCATGGTTAGTCCCGATGTTTATTGCTCTCCTTTAGGGTACCCTGGTCCAACAATGCCACAAACGTTGGAGACAAGTTTTATGCCATGTGGGTCTTTTCAAGGTTATAATATGGAATTTGCACCTCCCATTAATAACAACGGGTATAGTAATGTCATGAATGGTTTTTATTATGGGAGTAGTAGCAATGGATCAAGATTTCAAAACTGA
- the LOC124922448 gene encoding uncharacterized protein LOC124922448, with product MQALTRWRNFFITASSSSSQLASFHSTHILLQKNKRNNDARREEKPSKDHIRFETRQKRADTKKALKSLLFNGGSPRSTIFQDHTRSVASDHDNANSSNRRNRAKSFSAHRANKEAHQKRMKRKKRRGSFSDEEDEFPGNTFRATFGHKCYTWSFVGDGGFFTENTNNFFEWKEPPKHDTRQKDWRNESDHESSDDDDETTPVENPSSQERILLGLPPLGDITIADVKKAFRLTALKWHPDKHQGPSQGMAEEKFRRCLDAYKYLCGIHSSRLA from the exons ATGCAAGCATTAACAAGATGGCGCAACTTCTTCATCacagcatcatcatcatcgtcccAATTGGCTTCTTTTCATTCCACTCACATCCTTCTCCAGAAGAATAAAAGGAACAAT GATGCTAGAAGAGAAGAAAAGCCATCAAAG GATCATATTCGTTTTGAAACACGGCAAAAACGAGCTGATACAAAGAAAGCCCTCAAGAGTCTTCTCTTCAATGGTGGGTCACCAAGGTCAACTATTTTTCAG GATCATACAAGAAGTGTAGCTTCTGATCATGATAATGCAAATAGTTCTAATAGAAGAAACCGGGCTAAGTCTTTTTCTGCTCATCGTGCTAACAAAGAAGCTCATCAAAAGAGAATGAAAC GTAAAAAAAGACGGGGGAGTTTTtcagatgaagaagatgaatttCCCGGGAATACATTTCGAGCAACTTTTGGGCATAAATGTTATACATGGTCCTTCGTGGGTGATGGCGGTTTCTTTACTgaaaatactaataattttttcGAGTGGAAAGAACCTCCAAAGCATGATACAAGGCAAAAAGATTGGAGGAATGAGAGCGATCACGAATCTtcggatgatgatgatgaaaccACTCCAGTTGAGAATCCATCTAGTCAAGAAAGAATCTTACTTGGCTTACCACCATTAGGTGATATAACTATAGCCGATGTGAAAAAAGC ATTCCGTTTAACGGCTTTGAAATGGCATCCTGACAAGCACCAAGGCCCCTCGCAG GGAATGGCAGAAGAGAAATTCAGGCGATGTTTGGACGCTTATAAATATCTTTGTGGGATACACTCGTCGCGGTTGGCTTAA
- the LOC124929253 gene encoding uncharacterized protein LOC124929253, translated as MGACATKLREPKDDDGAAAPLPEPTSPKKEATAGAGDVKEVIEAGGESKAEIDVDEQGDKSRSLSNLFKEKEGKEEILNAEIENEENLNDEQVKKVVVVEESEIPLEKKKNKDEETINEEIKFQKS; from the exons ATGGGAGCTTGTGCCACGAAACTCAGAGAACCCAAAGACGACGATGGCGCCGCTGCTCCTCTCCCGGAACCAACATCTCCGAAGAAGGAAGCAACTGCCGGCGCCGGAGACGTGAAAGAAGTGATTGAAGCCGGAGGTGAATCAAAGGCTGAAATAGATGTCGATGAACAAGGAGACAAATCTCGATCTCTCAGTAATCTGTTCAAGGAAAAAGAG GGGAAAGAGGAGATATTAAATGCAGaaatagaaaatgaagaaaatctAAATGATGAACAAGTGAAGAAGGTAGTTGTGGTGGAAGAGTCCGAAATTCCactagagaagaagaagaacaaggaTGAAGAAACCATTAACGAAGAGATCAAGTTCCAGAAATcttaa